AAGCAGCACAACAAAGGCGTCAAGGTCACCTTGACCGGCAAGCAGAAGGTCTTGAACATCCTGCTTCATCTGGTCATGCTGATCATGGTGCTCTACTGCGTCATTCCGTTGATCTGGTTGCTGCTCTCCGCCACCAAGACCAATGAGGGGCTTTATAACTCGCCCGGCCTGTGGTTCGCCAAGGACAACGTGTTCTTCCAGAACATCAAGGATACCTTCCAGTTCCAGGACGGCATCTACCCGCGCTGGCTGTTCAACACGCTGTTCTACGCCATCGTCGCCGGTGTCGGCTCCTCCATCTTTGCGACCTTCGCCGGATACGCGATCGCCACGATGAAGTTCCCCGGCCGCGGGGCGTTGCTGTGGATCACCTTGATCTTCATGTCGATCCCGACCACCGTCATCACCGTCCCGCTCTTCCTGATGTATTCGAAGATAGGGTTCATCAACAACCCTTGGTCGGTTATCGTGCCGCAGCTTTCCAGTCCGTTCGGTCTCTATCTGATGATCATCTACTGTCAGAGCTCCATACCGATATCGTTGGTCGAGGCGGCGAAACTCGATGGGGCGAATACCTGGAGGATCTTCTGGAAGATCGCGTTCCCGCTGGTGTCTCCCGGATTCGTCACCGTGCTGCTCTTCGCGCTCGTCGGCGTCTGGAACAATTACTTCCTCCCGCTGATTATGTTGCAGGACACCAGGGATTACCCGCTGACGGTCGGCCTCAATGTCTGGATGAAGATGGGAGGCGACGCAACGTTGCATTCGGTGCCCAACAACCTGATTCTTACCGGGTCGTTCATAGCCATTATCCCGTTGATCATCGCGTTCCTCTTCCTGCAGAAATATTGGCAGTCTGGCCTCACCGCCGGTTCTGTCAAGCAATAACAAATCCGCTGCACCGCGAGGTGATGTCGAAGATGGACTCTCCTGACATCACCTCGGGGTGCAGTTTCCACTATTAAGCATGGTGTAATGCAATGTGTGGTATCGGCATTAACCAGGAAGGAGCATGTTCGGCGCTGCGGCGCCTCCATTGAATTCTGATATACGGCGATCGGGCGATACCACTGTGGGTGTTGACCGATACGGCTGTTGACAGTTACAAAGAGAAAGTATATGGAAAGTGAATTCTAGAATATCTTCTGTTTTGGCTGTTTGTGCTTCTGCGGCAACGGTGCTGACAATGGCGCTTACCGTTCCTTCTTCTGCGCAGGCATCCGATTTCAATATTGCGGCACCCTCGGGGCTGGCGATGGCACCGGCATCCAATACCGATACCTCCGTCGTGCTCACATGGGAAAAGCCGGAGCATTATTCGAATATCTCCGGTTACAATGTCTATCTCGGCGATGCATTGGTAGCAACGACGAGTATGACCTATTACAAGATCACGGGGCTGAGCCCATCGGCGACCTATGATTTCACGGTTAAGGCGGTAGGCGACGACGGAGGGGTTCTCTCCGCGGCAAGCAACCGTCTTGAAGTGACGACGACGTCTACACCCAAGCGCTATAACGTCAGGGATTACGGGGCTGTGGGCGACGGTACGACCAAGGATACCGTCGCGTTGCAGAAGACCATTGACGCCTGCAAGGAAAAGAACTGCGAGGTCTATCTGCCCGCCGGTGTCTATCTCAGCGGCGCGCTTAACCTGCATAGCGACATGACCTTCTATGTCGATACCAATGCGCAGCTGAAACCAAGCAGCGAGCTCAAAGACTATCCGTTTACCAGCGCCCGTCACGATATCGAAGACATCTACGGCAAGAACCCGGCGTATTCGAGCTTGCTCAATGCCGGCACGATGGACAAGTCCAAAGGCGTGACCACCAAGAACATCAAGATCATGGGCCCTGGCACCATTGGCGACAGCGACAACGGATTGCTGCTGCGCAAGGCATACGATGATTTCACCAATGAGGGCAATGGTGGCAATCTCGATATTCCGGGCGACATCTACCAACCCAACCAGCACGTCGGCGGCGGCAGCCTGATCAGCCTGAAGAATTGCGGCAGTGTGTATATGGATTCGTCGCATATCCGCAATGGCATGATGTGGACCATCGTCCCTGTCTACAGCAAGGACATCACGGTCTACGGGCTTGACATCGTCACTTCGGTACACAACGGCGACGGTTTCGACCCGAATTCCTCGTCGAACGTATGGACGCTGGCCACGCAGTTCTCCACCGGTGACGACAACAGCGCCATCAAGTCCGGCAAGGACGCCGAGGGCATCGCCATCAACCGTCCTTCCGACCATCTCTATTACCGCGGTGACGTGTTCAATTCCGGCCACGGCGGGGTGACGCTGGGCAGCGAGATGTCCGGTGGCATCAGCGACGTGTTCGTCGAGGATTCCACATTGGTCCCGGTCGATCTGACCAGCGGGGCTGTGAACCCCGGCATCCGCGTGAAAGTCAGCCCCAAGCGCAGCGCCTACATCCGCAATATCCAGGTGCGTGACTCCGTGGTCAACAAGATCAGCGTGATCACCAATTACGACAGGACCC
The window above is part of the Bifidobacterium sp. ESL0704 genome. Proteins encoded here:
- a CDS encoding carbohydrate ABC transporter permease produces the protein MSMAQASGRVAARKEKKKESLAKKDWKVRQSKQHNKGVKVTLTGKQKVLNILLHLVMLIMVLYCVIPLIWLLLSATKTNEGLYNSPGLWFAKDNVFFQNIKDTFQFQDGIYPRWLFNTLFYAIVAGVGSSIFATFAGYAIATMKFPGRGALLWITLIFMSIPTTVITVPLFLMYSKIGFINNPWSVIVPQLSSPFGLYLMIIYCQSSIPISLVEAAKLDGANTWRIFWKIAFPLVSPGFVTVLLFALVGVWNNYFLPLIMLQDTRDYPLTVGLNVWMKMGGDATLHSVPNNLILTGSFIAIIPLIIAFLFLQKYWQSGLTAGSVKQ